The window gcacaggctgcccagaggggttctggagtctccttgcctggagccttcccaggcctgcctggatgtgttctgtgtgccctgacccagcctgggggggtcctgctctggcaggggggggttggactccatgatctgcttgggtcccttccaacccctagcacccTGCGAGCCTGTGataggaggctggaggcaggagggggaggtgggggcagagctgtggcttcTTAGGAGACTTCTCTGggaggttttttgggggggttgggttttttttgggggcttttcccttccctctctgtgGTTTATTTGCCTTTTGGGGGGTCCTGAGTGCCACTCGTGGTGGGGCAGGGGAAAAGCAGCATCGAACAATTTGCCCTGCataggggaaggggaagaggaagaggaggcagaggctgcttgCTCTTACctctgcccagcaccaggccTCAGCCTCACAGAGggcagagagccctgcagatgtGGGCAGAGGAACTGAGGGCACCCTCAGatggcagatggcaccaagctgtgtggcacaggcagcttgagagagggcagggatccacccagagggacctggacagggaTCCGTGCAGAGGGacaaggagctgggaggggagctgggatgggagctgggaggggagctgggatgggagctgggagaggagctgggaggggagctgggacaggagctgggacaggagctgggacaggagctgggagtttgcacctcccaggcagcagctgagctgggctgagctgcggggaagggcagggctgtgcccggCTTGCCCATGCAGCTGCCCTCTCCTCTTtgcctgccagcctgggcagagcagcgccaggcagaggtggttggggcAGTGCACGGAGAGgctttgctcagctccagcctgcagaacGCCCTCTCGGTGCACCAAGTGCACTGGAGGCGAAACCACTCGCTgaaggtggccagcagggacagcagccgCAGGGTGCAGTACCCCAACAGCCCCTACCGGGGccgcctgcagctgctgcccaacgACAGCCTCAGGATCAGCGACCTGCGCCGCAGCGACAGCAGCACCTACCAGGTGTACCTGGAGGACGAGATGGGCCAGGAGTACGTGGAGAGCATCCTCCTGACGGTCTACGGTGAGCTgggaggagggcagaggctCGCCCAGGTGCCCGAGGCTGTGCCCGAGGCTGTGCCCTCATCCTGCCTCTTGCAGATCAGGTGCCCAAGCCCTCGGTGAGAGCCAAAGTGATCAACGACAACccggagctgtgccaggccacTTTGGAGTGTGAGGTGGAGCTGGAGGGGGTGACCTATGAGTGGATCCTGCccagcaagctgcagctggcagctcagggtggtgccaggcagcaggtGGCCTTCAACCCCTCGGTGGAGACCTACACCTGCAGGGTCAGCAACCCTGTGTCCTCCAACAGTGCCACCCTCACCTACCACCACCCCTGCTCCTGGGCAGGTACCAGCTGCGGGGCAGGcaccagctgggctgggaggtggcttgggagggtgcccagagcagtgggggGGGACTCTGAgggcctcctgctgctcctcttcctcctggcacCTGCCTGAGGATGCTCCACGGTTGGGATCTCCTCCTCACCTGGCAACCTGTGGGAGGAGGTCGAGTGGAGCAGGGTGGAGGTgtttgggttgctggttgggggctgggtgagcttgggaTCAGCTTGGGATCAGCTTGGGATCAACTTGGAGGTCTTTGGGTTGGTGGGTGGGGGCTAGATGAGCTTGGGATCAGTTGGAGATGATCTTGGGATCATCTTGGGATCAACTTGGAGGTCTTTGGGTTGCTGGATGGGCTTGGGATCATCTTGGGATCAACTTGGGATCAACTTGGGATCGAATTGGAGGTCTTTGGGTTGCTGAGTGGGGTCTGAGTGAGCTTGGGATCATCTTGGGATCAgcttggaggtgtttgggttgctggttgggggctgggtgagcttgggcTCAGCTTGGGCTCACCTTGGGGCCATGTTGGGGGTCTTGGCCAGGCCaggtgggcactgctggggcacagctcagtgctctgctgcctccagagctgctttgaTGCTTttcccagccagccccacacaggaagcccctggggcagcctctcTGATCTGCTGTGGTGGCTCTggagggtgcccagagcagtgagGGTGACTCTGAGGCCAGCAGGGCCCATGCAGGGCTGGAGGCCACCCCTGGGTCCCTTTTCTCCCTGTGCCAGTGGGAGCCAACCTAAGGAAGGGGCCCAGGGGTCTGCAGCCAGGGTGGGGCAGCCCAAAGCTCTCCATGTGCCCCACACCTCCCTCTGCTTCCAGGTgagtcctctgctgctgccccctgtACCAccaccagcctgctgctggccctggcacacctcctgctgctcctcctcctcctcactgccGCCTGAGGATGCTCCAcgttgctgcctcctcctcaccctgcacCAGACAGGAGCCCCTGGGGGGGGTCCCACCCGCCCCgggcaggctgggtgcagagtgggagCTGGAGGGAAGCACCAGAGCCagtgcctgctccagcagcaccctcctgggctcagccccagccccagtgcctcagtttccctcctctcctcctctgctttgctctcaggGCAGGCCACGTCCTGCAGGTCTGCAGGAGGtgacctctgctgctgggagcagctccagggcctCAAATGCTTCATTAAGAGCTAATTGCTTGGAAATCTTCCTGCCCCCCAAGGCTGAGCTCTGTGGGGGAGGCCAAACAGAGCCATTCTTGGACACCCCCCAGCCCCCGGGGTCCTCAGCCATTGTCTGCTGACAACGAGACCCTGGGTAGGACCaaggagcagtgtggcagcagtgggcacagctggctgctgcccagcctgcagcagccccagcagtgggcagagctAAGGTGGCACCTCCCAGAGGTTccctcctgggcaggctgcagcagggcaggtttggcctctgccctcagcagggtCTCTCTCTGGGCATTAAAAGCATTTTCAGCTCCCCAGGTTTGGGTCCCTGCTCTGTGTTCTCCTCTGGGCTTGGCCACGGTGGGCACCTGAGGGCAATGGGGGGGGGTAGGGGAAGGAGCTGCATGGTGCCCCCCAGAAGCCTTGCTGGGGGCAGGAAGCCTCCCACAGTTGGCACCCACGGGagaagctggctgcagagggtggGAGGTGGACACCTTGGGGTGGGAAGCTGTGGTGGGAGGGCTGGAGGGGGTCTCAggctgcagggggggtggggaCAGGCTAAGCCCAAGCTGGTGGAGCTCATCCACCCAGCTCTTGGTGTGGGACTCGCACTGGGGCAGCTCAGGCTGATGCCTTCATCCTACCATCATCATCTGGCCAAGGGCTTgggccaggagctggctgcctgAGGTGGGAAGCAGCATCTTGGCTGAGCTGAGGCTCCTCgggggggtgaggggagaggagagaaggagctgaggcccccctcagcctgcacagagtggctgggagcaggcaggcagagaggcacctgggggtgctgggtggcagctgcagaggaggcagcagtgtgcccaggtgggcagcagagccaggggcagcctgggctggctgaggagcagtgtgggcagcaggagcagggaggttcttgtgcccctgtgctggcactgctcaggccagccctggagtgctgtgcccagctctgggctcctgcattgcagagagctgctgaggggctggcaggtgcccagagcagggcagcaaggctggggagggggcacagccctgtgaggagaggctgagggagctgggggggtgcagcctggcccagagcagggtgccagggcagagctgattgctgcctgcagctgcctgcagggaggttgtggccagctggggttgggctctgctgccaggcaggcagggccagaagcagggcacagagcctgaagctgtgccagggcaggctgaggctgggtgtgaggaggaagctgctggcagagagagtgattggcactggcatgggctgcccagggaggtggtgcagtgcccatggctgaagccaaggctggctgggggcactgagtgccatggtctggttggttgggcagggctgggggagaggttggcatgggtgagcctggagctctctgccagcctgtttgGGTCTCtgattccttctcctttccaggctcagctgagcctgctctgggtgatgtcattgggggggtgggggtggggaagacCCAACCCAGCAGAGACCTCCTGAGTTAGGGGAAATGACTTCGGCCCTGGTTTGGGTTTCTCCCTCAGTCAGATGCTctctgcaccagcagcagcagctctgagtggcCTCAGGTTGGGGATTTTCCTCCTCTGAAGTGATTTGTTGGCAGCCAAACTCCTGAATCAGagccagagaggctggagaagagctttgaggtggtggagaccaagcctcaccccagcactgccagggtggCACCATGGctccatggccctcagcacctcgGTGCCAGGGCTcgcaggggtggggactccaccgctGCCCTGGCAGCTTGGGCCAAGCCCTGGAGCGTCCTGGAGGGGCTGCAAttgtccctgctgagcctcctgcagctctgccaggggcagggggaggttgaGTTCACTTCTGACTCCCCTGGGGCTGCCCCGAGCGGGGCTGGAGCTGCGGAGGAGTcgctgccagctcagctccccgcagcagcccccagcagaggggaaagaagcagcaaaagctcgAAGCAAACAACAGGAAAAGGAACAAATTTGCTCACTTCGGAGCTGCCGAGGCCCAGCTGAGGAATTGGTTCCACTGCTCggccccagcagcctcctgctggctcctctgctccgctgcagtgctgcctcccccagccctgccggcGGCTTGGGCTCCATCCTCACCCCCGGggacagctgcaggagcagcaggagactGTGCCCAGCCTTGGGCACCcccgtggggggggggggggttgagtGGGGGCAAAGGGAAGCTCAGGTCGTTGGACTTGGAGCTGGAGGGAAGAGCTTGAGGAGGTCTCTGAGGTCCTCAGGAGAGGCTCTGAGGTCTTCAGGGGACCTCTGAGGTCCTCAGGAGAGACTCTGAGgtcttcaggggatctctgagGTCCTCAGGAGAGACTCTGAGgtcttcaggggatctctgagGTCCTCAGGAGAGGCTCTGAGGTCTTCAGGGGACCTCTGAGGTCCTCAGGAGAGACTCTGAGgtcttcaggggatctctgagGTCCTCAGGAGAGGCTCTGAGGTCTTCAGGGGACCTCTGAGGTCCTCAGGAGAGACTCTGAGgtcttcaggggatctctgagGTCCTCAGGAGAGGCTCTGAGGTCTTCAGGGGACCTCTGAGGTCTTCAGGAGAGACTCTGAGGTCCTCAGGAGAGACtctgaggtcttcaagaggacCTCTGAGGTCTTCAGGAGAGACTCTGAGGTCTTCAGGAGGACCTCTGAGgtcttcaggggatctctgagGTCCTCAGGAGAGCCTCTGAGGTCTTCAGGAGAAGCTTGGGAtcaccttggaggtctttggGTTggtggctgggggctgggtgagcttgggcTCAGCTTGGGCTCACCTTGGGACCACGCTGGGGGTCTTGGCCAGGCCGGGTGGGTGCTGCTgaggcacagctcagtgctctgctgcctccagagctgctttgaTGCTTTTtccacccagccctacacaggAAGCTCGCAGGCTCGGGGCAGCCTCTCTGATTTGCCTGCACCTGCTGCTCAAACGCAGccaccagcaggcagcagcagcagctccaggagccgCAGCATGAGCCGCAggagctgcctctggctgctcaTCTCTCTCGGCCAcctctggggtaaggcagagttCAGACTTCTCCTCTCTTTTGGGGGCTGATTGGGGGATTTtggtggtgtttgctttttggtggCTCAGGTAGGAAGGAGTTTGGAGGTGcccaaagctgtggagatgacaTCTTGGGAGCTGAGTGCTTAGGGACTGCCTGGGGGCAGCcctgaggtgctccagcactgagcagagaggggaagaggagaaggaagagaaggaggaggaagagaagggggaggaggaggaggggaaagaagagaaggatgaagagaaggaggagaaggaagaaaaggaagaggataaggaggaggaggaggatggatgggcaagggagaggggcatgggcacagaggagatgcaggagggaccagcagagagcagagttcAGGGGCaggtgggagctgagggtgcCTGAGGGGAAGGTCCCTGGGTGGAGGGCACCAAGTGTCTGATGAAGAGGTGGCAGTGGGCTGGGAGGTGCCACCCAGAGAAtcccagggaggagaggagggaaagaagctctggagggcatctcctgcaccccccaacccctgccccccagcagggcaccctcagcagcctgcccagggggcacagtgcccagggcagggctgggcagctctgcacacaaggaggctccacagcctctctgggcagcctgctccaggcctcagcaccctcacagcaaacaacttcctcctcctgccacccactttgtgccccttggcaccactcagcagatgccaacctcagcctcttgccctccacccttgagctgttgctgggcactgcccagatgccctctggggctgctctcctgcaggctctccgcccaggcagggctcagcctctgctcctgccagagctgctccaggcccctcagcacctccccagggctctctccagcacctcccagcccctggcactgggggggagcccagccctggccccagccctgtgaAGTCCTCCAGAGCTCTCTCCATGCTGCTGCAGATCAatcacctccccccagcccctccagaaCAGAAGATCTGAGACCCCTCTGGAGCTCtgaggagctctggaggtctctgggtccctgcagcctggctccggCTGAGTCaacttcccagcagcagcagcagggggaggCTGAGCCCGGCCCGGGGAGGTTCCCTCCCGTGACATGAGCAGGGCTttcctgccagcctcagcagcacccCGGGGCTGGGAGCCTGGCACCGAGGcgtggcacagccacagctgctctgatgCTGTGGGGAGATGAggtccaggagctgctgtgggatTCATCCCAcggagaagggaaagcaaagtGCTGGCACCCCCCTGGGGTGGCAGAGGGGCAAAGGTGCTTTGGGCAGGACTCCTCTTCTTGTGCCCCCTCCCAAGGCAAagcttgggcagcctggcactggggagggcacacCTGGAGTAGTCCTGGGGTCAGGGTTGGGCTCCAcactgccaggaggaggttgaggagctggagcaggaccagggaagggcaacagagctggggagggggcagctgagggagctgggggaggctggaggagaggaggctgagaggagaccccttggggctctgcagcggtCTCAGAGGgggatggagccaggtggggggggttgggctctggtgccaaggAGCAAgggccaggacaagaggaaatggcctcagggtgccccaggggaggttgaggttggccCCAGAGGGGttctgagagcctggcacaggctgtccaggtcggtggtggagtccccatgcctggaggtgttcaggcaaccTGTGGCCACGGTTTTGGGTGGTCGTGGAGGTGTCAGGAGggtgcttgggctggatgacctcagagggcaGCCTGGGGGTGGCACAGTGAGgccctttgtcctgctgctggcagcagcactgagctggcaTCGCTCCCCACGCTCTTCCCTATGCCACCTCCCACCGGGTTTgccctgaggctgtgggcacagctgagtcaactcctcctgccctctctcCTCCTAGGCATGGCCCACGGGAAGTGGGAGACTGTGCTGGGCACCTTGGGCAAGGCAACCAGGCTGAAGATCCCCCTGGAGCTGCAGAACCTCAGCCTGCAATTTGGGGTGGCCACCTGGAAGAGGGACACAGCAGACCCCCAGAACAAAGAGGTCCTGCTGCAGTACTCCCACGGGAGCCCAACCAACTACCTGGAGGGCAGGATGCAGTTCCACAGCAGGGACTTCTCCCTGGAGATCCTCAACACCAGCAGGCAGGATGGGCAGCTCTATGAGTATGCCACCAGGAAGGGCCAGCAGGAGAGGGTCtggcagatcctcctggaggtgtATGGTGAGgatcctgctccctgggcagctggcagcaggcctgggaggtgctgctgctgctggtggtgggcagcagaTGCCCATATCGATGCCAAGGTGGTGCTGTGAGGCCAGGGAGGTTTTGCAGCTGCTTGCAGGTGCCCACCCAGGAGCCTTTCAGGGGTGTGCAGGTTGTGGCCCTCTCTAATGCTCTGTGTAGAGGGGCCAGGGGCAGAGCAGTTCCTCTCTATCCTAGATCCTGGAGCTGTTCTTCTCCATCCTGGTTCCTGGAGCAGTTCCTCCCTATCCTAGATCCTGGAGCAGTTCCTCTCCATCCTAGATCCTGGAGCTGTTCTTCTCCATCCTGGTTCCTGGAGCAGTTCCTCTCCATCCTAGATCCTGGAGCTGTTCTTCTCTATCCTAGATCCTGGAGCAGTTCCTCTCCATCCTAGATCCTGGAGCTGTTCTTCTCTATCCTAGATCCTGGAGCAGTTCCTCTCTATCCTAGATCCTGGAGCAGGTCCccaaggaggatgaggaggatctcaagtttttcttctccatctggACCTCCATCTCCAGATGGAGGAGAATTAGGAGGAGTTCTTCATCTAGGAGATGGAGATCTCTTAGTTGGAGATCTCTCAGAGGGAGAAGTCTTAGGAGGTGCAGAAGATCTCCTGGGTGGGATCTCAGAGGCAGGAGACTCAGGGGGTGGGGAAGAACTTCCAGAACTTCTCCATCTCCCAGAGGGAGCAGCTTCAGGAGAGCCCAGCAGGGACTTcccaggctggtgccagggcagggtctgcATCCGTGCCCGGGCACaaacccttcaccttctccctcctgcccttccagagcctgtgtccccccccAGCATCGAGGTCCTGAGCCGGGCTCTGGCCAACGGCAGCTGCCGCCTGACGCTGAACTGCTCCGCGGAGCGCGGGGACAGCATCGCCTACAGCTGGG is drawn from Pogoniulus pusillus isolate bPogPus1 chromosome 43, bPogPus1.pri, whole genome shotgun sequence and contains these coding sequences:
- the SLAMF1 gene encoding signaling lymphocytic activation molecule; this translates as MAHGKWETVLGTLGKATRLKIPLELQNLSLQFGVATWKRDTADPQNKEVLLQYSHGSPTNYLEGRMQFHSRDFSLEILNTSRQDGQLYEYATRKGQQERVWQILLEVYEPVSPPSIEVLSRALANGSCRLTLNCSAERGDSIAYSWAGTPPRLCARNGSLLQLSFPQHGADPSCSCRASNPVSSLLATFRPSGCSQRPPGPAPPAPFASSSSSSSSSSSSSSSSSSSSSSSSFLLPQ
- the LOC135192584 gene encoding CD48 antigen-like, with the protein product MAAESAVLLLLFLLCFVRAWAEQRQAEVVGAVHGEALLSSSLQNALSVHQVHWRRNHSLKVASRDSSRRVQYPNSPYRGRLQLLPNDSLRISDLRRSDSSTYQVYLEDEMGQEYVESILLTVYDQVPKPSVRAKVINDNPELCQATLECEVELEGVTYEWILPSKLQLAAQGGARQQVAFNPSVETYTCRVSNPVSSNSATLTYHHPCSWAGESSAAAPCTTTSLLLALAHLLLLLLLLTAA